CGCTCGACGTCGGAAACCACCTGTTCCACCTGGGCGGGGTCAGCCACGTCGGCAGTGTAGGCCCGTGCGCCCGGTAAGCCTGCAGCAGAACCGATCTCGGCGACGACAGGTGCGGCGTCGGATAGGTCCACAAGCGCCACATGGGCGCCCGCGGCGGCGAACTTCAATGCGCCGGCACGGCCGATGCCGGTGGCCGCTCCTGTGATGACGACGACCTTGCCCGTGAGGTTGGGCAGATGCTGGGCAACGACCGGGGTTGCGATGCTCACGATGATTCCTTGCTGTCTGTGATGGTGGTTGACTCGATGGGGTTGGGGTGTCGGAGGGGCGGTTGCCCGTCTATCGAGGGATCTCGGGCGAGCTGACGATGACGCCGGGTTGGGCGGGTGTGACCGAGGGGGTTCTCCCCTGGAGCCGGTCAAGTGGCTGGAGCAGTACGTACGCCAGCGCGGAGACGACGAGCCCGAAAATCCATGAGATGTCCGCACCGTGGACGATCTTGGCCAGCGGGCCCTCGTAGAAGCCGTCGACCACGAGGAATGGCGCCATGAACGCAAGCCCGATGGCGTAGGCGATCAGTCCTCGCATCGACCACATCCCGTACGCGGTGCTCGGTCGCAGCAGGTCGGTGATGACAAATCGCCCGCGCTTGAGGACGAAGTAGTCGATGAGGTTGATGGCGGTCCAGGGTACGAGGATGGCGAGGTTGAGTGTCAGCGCGTTACCCAGCGCGGTGAGCGCATCACCGGTGATGGATGTTCCGACCACGCCGACGAACAGACACACGACTACGATCACCACCACCCGCGAGCGACTGGTGAAGATGGGTCTGCCGAACGAGCTACGAACCGTGACGGCCGAGAGCATCGTGCTGTAGGCGCTGGTCGCGTTGGCCGCGATGAGCGCGAGCACGGACGTGAAAGCGGCGAGATCGCCGAGGTGGGAGACGAGACCGTTTCCGACGTCGCGCATGCCGCTCAGCGCATCCGCCACACCGAGATACGAGGCCAGCCAGGTGCCCAGGCTCATCATCCACAGACCTGACAGTGCCGCTCCCCCGCCCACGGCGAGGATCATTTTCTTCGAACTCGTACTCGCCTTCATATAGCGGGTGTAGTCGGAGACATATGGGGCCAGCGTGATGTTGTAGCCGGCGGCGGCGGTCGCTTGGAAGATGAATCCGATGGTGGTGAATCCCAGCGCCGTGGACGTTGCCTCGTCGGCATGCGTGAAAGGTAAGGCGAAGGTGACCATCACGATGAACGGCAGTGAGACATATAGGAAGATCGTGTAGAGGCGGTGCAGCCAGTCATAACCCGACAGCGCCATCGCCATTGCGACGGCGGTGATGAGCCAGCCTCCGATCAATGCCGGGATGCCGAAGACTTTCTCGATCCCGTCGCTCGCGATCACCACCACCGTGATGCTCGACGCGACGAAAACGAAGACCGCCGAGAAGATGGGGAGGATGACTCCGCGGTGACCGAACTGCGCCCGAGACTGGATCATCTGCGGCAATCCGAGGTGGGGCCCCTGCGATCCGTGCAACGCCATGAACGTGGTGCCGACTACCAAGCCAAGGACGGTGGCGACCACGGACCAACCGAAGCTCAGCCCCATCGAGGGACCGATGAAGCCGATCGACATCGCGTAGAACTGGAAGTTGCTGAGGAACCAGAATCGAAATTGCTGTGCGATTGTTCCGTGGCGTTCCTCGGCCGGCACATAGGACACGACCCGCTCGGAGTCGTTATCGATGGGTGTCTGATCCTCGACGGCTGACAGGCTTTGTCGCGCCATCATGCGCCGGCTCGATCGTCGGAGCGGCCGGGCAGGCAGTTCTGCCACTCGGTGGAGATCATAGGGAACCCCTTAAGCAGGAAGAATGCTAGAGTGTGCGCATAGCGCGGATAAATTCGTTGTGCGCACACACACCATGACATAGCGAAGGGGTTCGCGCAACGCGAAATGCGTTGTTAAAACGGCCGAATGTGAATCCCGGTCAGCCGCCATAGGCGGAAACGGCGGCTTACAAGCGGGGCGGTAGGTTCGACCGGACAGATCCGCGAGGTGATCGCGGGCACACACGGAGGGCACAGGGTGGACGTGGATCACGAGCGTCACTTCGTGCAGTCGTTCGCCCGGGGTCTGGAGGTTGTCCGTACGTTCGCTCAGGCCCGTGACCGCTTGTCTGTCGCCGAGGTTGCCGATCTCACCGGGTTGTCCAGCGCCGCGGCTCGCCGGTTCGTGCTGACGCTGTCCGGCCTCGGGTATCTGCGGGCAGAGGGGCGGCACTACGTGCTGACCACAAAGGTGTTGGAGTTGGGTGACGCGTATCTTGCATCAACCGCCCTGCCGGTGATTGCGCAGCCCCATCTCGACGAATTGGTGAGCACCGTGCGCCAAGCGACACCACTCACGGTGTTAGATAGCGGGATTGCGGTTCGCGAGGGCGACGCGGTCGTCTACATCGCCTACATCCGTGCCGAAGCCCTCTTCGTACTCAACGTCTCGACCGGGTCCCGGTACCCGGCATGGGTGGCGTCCACGGGACGGGTGCTCCTGGGCTCTGACACCGAGGAGAACATCGCGCGATACATCGACCGGGTCGAGCTGATCAGGTACACCGACCACACCGTGACAAGCAAGGTCGCGTTGCGTCGTACTATCGCCGACGTCGCCAGGCAAGGCTGGGCGATAGTCGACCAGGAGTTCGACGACCGGCTCTGCTCATACGCGGTGCCGGTCCACGACGGCTCACGCAACGCCGTTGCGGCGGTGAACGTTTCCGTCATGCACAACGCAAAGTGCGGCGCCGAGCATCACGACGCGGTCATCGAAAGGCTCACCGACACGGCCAGACGGATCGAAACGTCACTGCGACAACGGGGTCGCGAGTAACGGTTGGGAGTTGCACGGCGCCCTCAGAGGCGCCGTTGATATGCTTGCGGCCAGGACACACGACGAAATCGGTTCCGCTGAAAGTGGTTTCGGTGTCGGACACTGGTTCAGTCCCTAAGTTTTCGGGAACACTCCAACGTGTCATCAGCCGGTTGGAGGGTGAGTGGTATCACCGATTCAGTGATGCTGGTCCGCGCACAGGCGAACCAGCATCCTCGGCTGAACTTACTGATTGATCTTGCGGTCCGCGATCAGCGCGACCATCTCGTGCATGACGGCGGCCGCAACCATAGCGGTGACCTTGCTGGGCAGATCGCGCGTCGGCATGAGGCACACGACGTCGCCGCCGATCACGTTCTTGCCGCGCATGGCGCGAAGGATCTCGGTCACCTGATCGACGTTGAACCCAACCGTGCCGGCCTCAATGTTCGACACTCCCGGCGCCACGGTCACATCCAGGCAGTCGAGGTCAAACGTGATGTAGAGGGGCGCATCCCCGATGCGGTGCTGAATCAAGTCGATGATCTTGGCCGCTCCTTCTTCCTGATAACGCTTCATGGTCACCACGTCGTAGCCCAGTTCGTAGGAGCGGTCGAGCCAACCGGGGCTGCGTGGGTTGCCGCGCATGCCGATCTGCACACTCTTGGTGGCGTCGACATTGCCCTGATGAACCAGGTAGGCCGCCCAGTTGGCCGCCGATTTCCTGGCGCCCAGCCAGTGATCGAGGCTGTCGTAGGCGTCGGTGTGCGCATCAAAGTGCAGCAGAGCCACCTTCTCCCCCAAGGGCGAGGACTCATCACCGGCGATGCCCTGGACGATTCCGCCGGTGATGCCGTGATCGCCCCCGATCGACACGGTGCGCGCTCCCGCTCGGAAGACGCGGTCGTAGTA
This genomic window from Mycolicibacterium goodii contains:
- a CDS encoding IclR family transcriptional regulator domain-containing protein gives rise to the protein MDVDHERHFVQSFARGLEVVRTFAQARDRLSVAEVADLTGLSSAAARRFVLTLSGLGYLRAEGRHYVLTTKVLELGDAYLASTALPVIAQPHLDELVSTVRQATPLTVLDSGIAVREGDAVVYIAYIRAEALFVLNVSTGSRYPAWVASTGRVLLGSDTEENIARYIDRVELIRYTDHTVTSKVALRRTIADVARQGWAIVDQEFDDRLCSYAVPVHDGSRNAVAAVNVSVMHNAKCGAEHHDAVIERLTDTARRIETSLRQRGRE
- a CDS encoding purine-cytosine permease family protein gives rise to the protein MMARQSLSAVEDQTPIDNDSERVVSYVPAEERHGTIAQQFRFWFLSNFQFYAMSIGFIGPSMGLSFGWSVVATVLGLVVGTTFMALHGSQGPHLGLPQMIQSRAQFGHRGVILPIFSAVFVFVASSITVVVIASDGIEKVFGIPALIGGWLITAVAMAMALSGYDWLHRLYTIFLYVSLPFIVMVTFALPFTHADEATSTALGFTTIGFIFQATAAAGYNITLAPYVSDYTRYMKASTSSKKMILAVGGGAALSGLWMMSLGTWLASYLGVADALSGMRDVGNGLVSHLGDLAAFTSVLALIAANATSAYSTMLSAVTVRSSFGRPIFTSRSRVVVIVVVCLFVGVVGTSITGDALTALGNALTLNLAILVPWTAINLIDYFVLKRGRFVITDLLRPSTAYGMWSMRGLIAYAIGLAFMAPFLVVDGFYEGPLAKIVHGADISWIFGLVVSALAYVLLQPLDRLQGRTPSVTPAQPGVIVSSPEIPR
- a CDS encoding arginase family protein, giving the protein MLEWWGIPTLFRAPHAKSPEGVDIALIGVPHSSGNNTTLRDQHHGPRAVRDISANARRYHDDFGFMAWDAVNVADLGDVPLPEYADNEKSIERISAYYDRVFRAGARTVSIGGDHGITGGIVQGIAGDESSPLGEKVALLHFDAHTDAYDSLDHWLGARKSAANWAAYLVHQGNVDATKSVQIGMRGNPRSPGWLDRSYELGYDVVTMKRYQEEGAAKIIDLIQHRIGDAPLYITFDLDCLDVTVAPGVSNIEAGTVGFNVDQVTEILRAMRGKNVIGGDVVCLMPTRDLPSKVTAMVAAAVMHEMVALIADRKINQ